The DNA region CCTAAGAGCATTTTTTCTGATAGTCTTTCAAATGTTTAATGCGAATATGAAATTTTGTCTCATAACCTTTCGTTACTATCAGCCGGTTTAGATCATGGTtcaattgtatatatatttagttgGTTAATACCGGTTTACCttatctttttatctttttttttttttttttaccttatctatatatacatgttgtacAAATTAACTTGTGGAACTTCTGGTATTGTATAATAAAGTTCAGATCGACTCCTCCCGAAAGTTCCTGAAAAAGGCGACAAGGGTTTTACTGTTCGCTCTGTGCGATTTCAATCCGATTCCTTCGgtaaatcttcttcttttaccATAAAAATTCACTATCACAACTTATCCAAGCAAGATGGACAGAGATCTCTGGAAAGCAAtgcaaaatttaaatattgggTCAAATCTTCAACCTCTTCGTCTCTCGCGAGATACCCAGCGAAGAAACGCAACAGCGAATCGACTCAGTCTGGTGGTTAGAGGATTAAACCCGGCGCATCAAAACCTCACTGGAATGCGCAACACACTTCCGAAAGCTTGGAGACTTCATGATCGTGTACGAGGCCAAATAAACGATGACGGTACAATCCAGTTCTTCTTTACAGAGGAGCACAATCTCTTATCTGTAATAGATAGAGGTCCTTGGTCCTTTAAAGACTGGATGGTTATTATGGATCCTTGGTATAGAAGAGGAAACCCAAACTTCCTTACCACAATATCTTTCTGGGTTCAAATCTACAACATTCCAAATGAATATCGAAACCAAGAAGTAGTTGAAGAAataggaagagagttgggacATCAGGAAGGTCTTAGAATAGTGGAGCCTACAAGGGATAACTTATCAGAAGTTTGGGTTAGAATAAGATTCGATGCTTACCAGCCGCTTACCTTCACTAGATACATCCACTTTGAAGAAGGAAGGGATCAAGTACTGCTCCGTTTTGAATACGAAAGGTTAAAGAAGTTCTGCGTGACTTGTGGACGACTAACACATGAAAGAATGGAATGTGGTCATGTTCTGCCTCAGCCTCAACAACTCATTGAGCAGAATGAAGAAGAACAATTATGCCAGCAAATAAATCTGCAACAACAGGATCAAGAGCAAGCCTTAGCTGAAGGTGAGCAACTAATGGTTGAAAAAGAGGAGGCAGAAAGCCCAATAGAACAAGTTGATCATGACGAAGAGGAAAACTTGGATCAAATCCATATAGCTGAGTATATGCAGGATGTTACCCAACCTCTTCTCAACCAAGGAACTCCAGTATCTATCCCAGGCATCTCTTGCCCTACCACAACCTTCGAGATAGGCTCAACCTCCGGTGCAGACAGAGGATCAAAAAGAAAGTTCGAAGACATCATCTCTGAAGATTCTTACCCAGCTAGAAGACAAAGAATTGAAGAGACTAACGATGAGGATGGCTTGGTGGTCGCCATAAGACCACCACCGGAGCCATGAGAGTAATGCATTGGAATTGTCAAGGCTTAAAGAGGAACCCCTTGACAATTCCATACCTAAAAGACATCCGGAAGTCTTCTAAACCTGATGTCTTGTTCCTCACTGAAACTAAAAATGGCATAAAGTATGTAAAAAGTATCGGAACAGAGCTAGGCTATGCTCATAGCTATGTTTTACCCTCTGAAGGCCTTAGAGGAGGGTTAGCTATTTTTTGGGAAGATCATATCAGTTTGAATTTTATGAAGAAGCCTTCACTTCATCAAACTGATATATGCATCTCGGAAGCAGGAACTCCTACCTTCTACATAACCTACATCTATGGCAATCCGGATCAGAGACTGAGAAACCTGCACTGGAAGAAGCTGATCCGTATGGCAGAAGCTGGAATCTTCATCAACAAACCTAGAGTGGTCCTTGGAGATCTCAATGATATAAAAAGCAATGAAGAGAAAAACGGAGGTCCGAGAAGAGCTGAGTACACCTTCAATACGTTTAGGAGAATGCTCAATACTTTGGGTCTCCATGACTTAAAGACTGTGGGAGGTCAGTACACATGGATGGGACACAGGAAACACTACACTATACAATCTAAAATAGATAGAGTGGTGGCCACGGCTGAGTGGCAAGACATGTTTCCAAGAGCATATGTTAAGCTACTTGACTGGATAGGTTCTGACCATAAACCACTTCTCCTTAATACAGGTGACAGAAAATGGAAAGGAACAAAGCTCTTCAGATACGATAATAGATGGAGGTTCAACAAAGAAGTCAAGAAGGAGATTCAGCTCACATGGGAGACAAAGTGTCAGAGTTTACCGGGCAGTCGCTTCCATATAGCACTCAAAAGATGTCGATCAAGTCTTGCCAGATGGAAGTCAAAATCTGCAGCAAACTCAGCAAAGAAGATTGAAAAGCTGAAGAATCTCCTAAAACAAGCGTATAACTCTGATCCCTTGGATTTtgcatatataaatactataaaaaCTAAACTAGCTAAAGAATATAAACTTGAAGAAGAATACTGGAGAACAAAAAGTAGAGTATTATGGTTAAGAGTGGGCGATAAAAATACAAGATTTTTCCACttaaaaactaaacaaagaaGATCTTTTAATCGCATCACTGCAATATGCGATGATACTGGGAAAATCTGTACATCTGAAGAGGAAATCCAGAAAATCTTTATAAACTACTTCACTGATCTCTACTCTCTTAACACGGACAGGTCAACTGAAGAGATCATGAAGCATATAAAACCTAAGGTTACAGAAGAAATGAACAAGGACCTCACCAAACCTGTCTCAGAAGAAGAACTCTTCTAGGCTCTGCGACAAATGGATAGAGAGAAAGCTTCAGGCCCAGATGGATTAAATCCAGGCTTCTTCAAGGATCATTGGGAGACAATAAAAACAGGTGCATTAAATTTTGCCAAAGCTTTCTTTGATCATGAAAATCTAGACAATGAAATGAACCAAACCCACATTTGCCTCATACCTAAAATAGATTCTCCTACAAGCCCTAAAGACTTTAGACCAATCAGCTTATGCAATGTTGCATATAAGTTGATATCTAAAGTATTAGCAGACCGACTAAAACCCTGGCTTCATCTAATAATATCAGAAAACCAAACAGCTTTTATTCCAAACAGACTCATTACTGACAATATACTCATTGCTCATGAACTTCTTCATTCACTGAGCACAAAAAGACTAAAACATCCTTTTTTGGCTTTAAAACTAGATATAAGTAAAGCTTTTGACAAAGTAAAATGGAACTACATAGACGATATAATGAAGGGTCTAGGCTTTAATGAGAAATGGTGTAGATGGGTAATGAAATGTATCAGCTCTGCCTCATATTCAATACTAATAAACGGTAACCCTGTTGGAAAAATAATACCGAGCAGAGGAATAAGGCAAGGCGACCCCATTTCTCCTTACCTTTATTTATTATGTACTGAAGGATTATCCTCTATTATTCAAAATAGTATCCAACTCGGAAAACTTCATGGTTTTAAGGCAAGTAGGTCTGGCCCTGCAATCTCTCATTTACTTTTTGCAGATGATTCACTACTATTTTGTAAAGCTGAGGAAGGAGAATGCAGAGAGCTAAAACAAATCCTGCAAACCTATGAAGAAGCTTCAGGTCAAGGCTGTAAACTTTAATAAATCAGCTATTATGTTTGGTAAAGGCTTAAGCagggaagaaaaaaagaacttgAGCGAATATACAGGAATCCATAGAACAGCTGGGTTTGGTAGATACCTAGGTCTCCCTGAATTCATAGGCAGAAATAAGTGCAATGCCTTTGATTTTATTACTCAAAAGCTTGAGAGAAAAATAAGCAGTTGGTATACTCGTTTCTTATCCCCTGCAGGAAAAGAAGTTCTCTTGAAAGCCGTAGCTACAGCTATCCCAGCGTATAGTATGTCATGCTTCCTTCTGCCAAAAAGAGTACTTAATCAGATGACAAAAGCCATGAGAAAATTCTGGTGGTCAAACGCCAAGGACAGACAAGGCATACCATGGATAGCTTGGAGTACAATTGTAGACTCCAAAAATCTAGGTGGGCTAGGAATAAGAGACCTGAAGGATTTTAACCTAGCTCTTGTTGCAAAACAGAGTTGGAGAATTCTTCAGAATCCAAACTCGTTGCTCAGCAGAGTCTACAAGTCAAAGTATTTCCAAAAGACTGGACTCTTGCAAGCCAAGATAAAATCTAATGCCAGTCATGCATGGAAGAGCATATTGCAAGGTAATGAACTTCTAAAATCAGGAATAAGAAAGATTATAGGAGGAGGAGAACAAACTTATATGTGGCTGGATAATTGGCTACCTACAAACCCTCCTAGACCACCAAAAAGCTTAACCAACTGTATAGACCTGAAGTCAAAAGTTAGTGAATTTCTCAATGCTGAAACCATGTGGTGGGATACTAATAAACTAAGTTCTTTTGTAGACCCGGAGGATAGAGAGATTATCAAGAACATAAGGGTATCCATTACAGGCGCTGGCGACTCTAATATCTGGATCTTTACAAAAGATGGTCAATACTCTGCCAAATCAGGTTACAAACTCTTACGCAATCTCAATCAACATCAAAATAGCCCAAATACAGAGAATTTGGACAGAAACCTTCTAACTGAGGCCTGTAGTAGAATCTCGAAACTTAATGCTCCGCCAAagattaaatttttttggtgGAAAGTAGCTCATAATTCAATCTCTACTGCAGAGAACTTATGGAAGAGAAAAATGATAGCAGAATGTACATGTCAACTGTGTGGTGAGCATCAGGAGACTACTAACCATCTTCTCTTCCAATGCAGAGTCAGCAAAGAAATATGGAATTTGACGCCACCTATCCAAATATCAGGTGACAATTTAATAAGTAACTCATTGATAGAAAATGTAAGCATGATGCTTACCCTCGGTAACAACCAAGGAAAGGATGCAAGTATTTTCCCTTTCATAGGTTGGAGGATTTGGAAAATGAGAAACGATTTAATTTTCAATGGAAAGAGAAAATCTATACCTGATGTAATTAACCAAGCATTGGTTGACTATAATGTTTGGAGAAAAACATCAGAGGAAAATGAGTT from Raphanus sativus cultivar WK10039 chromosome 8, ASM80110v3, whole genome shotgun sequence includes:
- the LOC108820332 gene encoding uncharacterized protein LOC108820332; this translates as MDRDLWKAMQNLNIGSNLQPLRLSRDTQRRNATANRLSLVVRGLNPAHQNLTGMRNTLPKAWRLHDRVRGQINDDGTIQFFFTEEHNLLSVIDRGPWSFKDWMVIMDPWYRRGNPNFLTTISFWVQIYNIPNEYRNQEVVEEIGRELGHQEGLRIVEPTRDNLSEVWVRIRFDAYQPLTFTRYIHFEEGRDQVLLRFEYERLKKFCVTCGRLTHERMECGHVLPQPQQLIEQNEEEQLCQQINLQQQDQEQALAEGEQLMVEKEEAESPIEQVDHDEEENLDQIHIAEYMQDVTQPLLNQGTPVSIPGISCPTTTFEIGSTSGADRGSKRKFEDIISEDSYPARRQRIEETNDEDGLVVAIRPPPEP